The Pigmentiphaga aceris DNA segment CGCAGCCACACCCGCGCGCTTGCCCGGGCCTTGCGCAATTTGCCGTCTCGCAATTGTTCCGCCAGACGCAGCAAGGTATAGCACTGGGTCAGCAATGCAAACCCCCGCAGGTTATGCGCGGCAATGATCGTATCGAAATCCGGATCGGGCGTGCGCCAATCTCCGTAAAGCGCTTCAAGCCAGGTTTCCGGTTGGTCCAAGGCCCATACCCTGCCCTCTGGACGTTCGGTCACATGCAGGCTCAGCACAGGAAACTCCACAACGCGATTCCACGCCATGGGCACGCCTTCCATCCACAGGCCACCCGTACTGATCTCTGCCCCCTTGTCGGTGTGATAGCCGCACAAGTCCATCAGCAAGCCTGACGCAGGATGACGGACAGCGCGCGGGTTGATCAAACCGGCGTTAGGGTCCAATTCGACCCAGCCGTTGGCCAGCAGGAAGGCTACTGCTCTCCCCATTTCTTCAAAGGGCAAACCAACGTCCACATCTTTGTCGAACGGCAGCAGATGGCCGTCACGCATCAGGCCAAGCAGGGTGCCGGCTGTCGGGAATGCGTGGACGCCCGCCTGCGCGAGTTGAGCCACCGTGGTCCACATCAACACTTCGTAGGCTTGGTAGTCGAACGGGTATGACGTGGAGACAGCATCCCTGCGAGGAAATTCGGCGTCTGCTTGAAGCAAGCGGAGCATGTCACGAAACGATGAAATTGCTGCAGGCAGATCACCGGTACGCATCCGCAACAGTCCAAGCACGTGATGTACCGCAGCCTGATCCGGTGCGAGCAAAATCGCCTCGCTCGCGTGGAGTCTGGCTATCTGCAATTCCCCTAGCCGAAGCGCAATACGAACGGCATCCAAACGCAAGTCGAGCACCCCTGGAGAGAGGGGAATCAACTGCTGCAAGATAGCCCACGCCTCTTTCGGCCGATGAGACGACACCAGCATGCTCACCACGACCCGACCCGCGCGAATATGACGAGGATCTATCTGCACGCTGCGAGCAAAGGCCCGGTATGCCTCATTGTACTTTTCCGTACGCAACAACATGTCGCCGTACAGGCAATGCACGTTCGCGTCGTCGGGGGCCAGACTGACTGCCTTTTGATAAGACGTCAGGGCGTCTTCCCATTGGTTAAGGCTTTGCTGAACTGCGCCAAGCGTGCGCCAGCTGTCTGCACGCTGGGGATGGCGTGCTGCAATCTGCCGAGCCAAAGATAAGGCTTGCGCATGGTCGCCCGTTTGAAAATACGTGGTCATCCGTGATTGCAGCATTGTCAGATCGTCAACGTGTTCTTTGTGACGCACTTGACTTTCCTCAAGCTGCCCGCCTGGGTTGAGCGGCGTCGTGCTGGTAGCGTCTGTCATCGCTTACAGTAATTGAGGGCACAGGGGCTGGCTCACGAACAGAAATGCGTTGTGCCCACCAGAATCAATATCTTATAAGTTCAATAAATGCAGAAAGGCCACGCTTTGCAGCGTGGCCTTTCTGTTCTTGCCATTCAACGGGCTATCAGTTCATTCCATTTGCTGCTGTACTCAGTCCACGTATTGGCTGGGACATTCGACAGTGGCTGCAGAACGAAGCCTGATGCGGCATGACATACGCCGTGCCGCATGCAGTGATATGTCGATTAGGCCAGGGTAATGACGCCAGCAGCGATGTCGGCGTTGGTCAGGTCGATCACACCGTTCAGCTTGACCAGTTGGTCGGCGCCTTCAACGAAGGTGTTGCCAGCGCTGTTGTCGACCACAATGTAGGTGTCGCCACCGAATTGGAACCACGAAGCCAGCGCATCGCCAACGGCACCGTTACCCTGCGAAGCTTGGGCGGTCAATTGAGCCAAGGTCGCGCCAGCCGGCAGGGTGGTTTGGGTCAGCGTCGTCGTTGCGAAGCCGCTGGTTGCCAGGCTCGTCACGTCGATGCTGTCACCGGCTGCGAAGTCGGTGATGGTTGCGTAGATCAGCGAGGTCACGCCAGAGTTGGCCGACAGGATGAACTGGTCATCGCCAGCACCACCCGTCAGGACGTCCAGACCGGTACCCGAGGTGATAACGTCGTCGCCTGCGCCACCAACGATGGTGTCGTTGGTCACGCCACCTTCGAGGTTGTTGGCACCAACCAAGCTACCCTTAATCGAAACAGCAGCACCAACCGTGGTGTTTTCCGACACAAAGTTGATTTCACCTGCGGTGACTGCCGAAGCGTCGAAGCTGGTGACAGCGGTGTTGCCGGTGTTGGTCAGCGTCAGGCCAGTATTACCCGTCACAACGATCGACGTTGCGCCGGTGGCTTCCAGGGTCAGTGCGTGCTGGATAGCGGTGTCAGGCAGGGTTGCCGACGAGTCGGTCGTCGAGATGTTGATGGTCTCGATGCCAGCAGCGGTAACCGTCGTGGTCAGCGCGGTAGTAGCCTTCAGAGCCAGGTTGAGCGAGTCAGCCTTGCCAGCGGTGTTAGCCAGTGCATAGGTGAAGTCGACGTTGCCACCGATCGTCAGATCGGTACCAGCAGCAACATTGGTTGCCGACACAGCAGCAGCGATGGGTTGGTTGACCAGCAGGTGCTTGAATGCCGAAGCGTCGTAAGCGCCGCTTGCGTTAGCGCCCAGGCCCAGGGTTTCGAAGCCGGTGATACCAGCGTTCAGCGTCACAACGCCTGCAACAGCGTCGATCACCAGCACGTCGTTGTCGCCGGCACCGCCGTCGATAGCCTTGGTAGGCGAAGCATCCAGAGTCACGGTGTCAACACCCGAACCGCCCTTGTAGGACTGGTTCGCGCCAACGATGACCGAGACAGCGCCCGTCGAAGCCGAAGCGTCGATGGTCGTGATGTCCGAATCAACTGCGGCGGTCAGCGAGATGCCCTTGCCGGTCGACGCGATGTTCAGCGTGGTGACGGTCGAGTCGACAGCCAGGGTGCTGAGCACGCCTGCGCCGTTCAGGTTCAGGGTGGTCACGGCTGCGTCGGTACCGTTAGCGATGGTGACGCCCGAACCAGCAGTTGCCGCCTTCAGCAAAACGGTAGCCGAGGTAGCAGCCTTGTTGAAGGTTGCGTTGATCACGCCAGCACCAATCACACCCAGGGTTTGCGTGGTCAGGCCAGTCAACGTAGCGGTACCAGCAGAAGCTTCGTAGCTGGTCACGCCAGTCACTTTCGAGGTATCGACAGTGGTGGTGTACGAGTTGAAGCGAAGGGTTTCGACGTTCGAGACCTTCGCCAGATCAATTGCGGTCCCGCCTTGCAGAATAGCGGTGTCGTTACCGCCACGGCCGTCAAGAGTGCCGGTGAAAGCGACGGGCAGGGTGAACACGTCGTCGCTGGCAGTGCCGGTGACGTTAGCGGTGGTGGCGATCGTCAGGAAAGCGGCGGCCTTAGCGGTAGCAACGGATGCTGCGGTTTCGTCCACAGCGCTCAGGTCGAAGCCTTGAGCGGAAGTCAGCGAGGTGTTCAGAGCCGAACCGTAGTACACGCCAACAGCGACCTTGTTAGCGAAGGTGCCGCGATCTTCCACGCTTTGTGCGAAGGCGGGATCAGCGATTTGTGCTGCGGTCAGGGGCGTGGTGACAGCGGTAACGATGCCGGAAACGACTTGTGCACGCGCGGCCGTGGAATCAGCACCACCAGCGTTGTTCAATGCAGCAACCCAGAAGGCCAAGCCTGCTTCGTCCGGAGCGCGGCCGAATACGGTGGTGTAGAAATCAGTGACGAAGTCTTGAGCCGACAGGAAGGGCGAATAGGTCTGGATGCCTTCCGGAGCGTTCAGGAAACCTTGGGTGATAGTGTCGATGCTGGCACCGCCGGCCAGTGCCGACGACCAGAAGTTCAGACCTTCCGTGTCAGGCACACGGTTGAACAGCGAAACATACAGGTTGGTGATTTGGGTCAATTGTGCAGCAGTTGCCATTACGTCAAGCTCCTAGGAATTTGGATGTAAGAACAGGCTATAAGAGACAGCCATTTTTCTCACTGACCGGACTGTATCCGAGGGAGCCCGCCAAGCAGTGTGACGTACGTCACACATCAAACATATCGACTGTATAAGAGGTAACGAGTCACAAACAGGCTATCAACGGTACCAAGTCGTAGCACCCCTGATACGTTGATCTGCGCTCAGATCACGGCTAAATACATAGCCCGCCTGTGTTCCGTCCGCGTTCAAGGTCCCCAACACCGACGTATTGGGCGTGCCAGCGTTGCTATACAGGAACCCACTGTTGTTGATAGTGCCCTGCGCGGCCACCGCAGCCGTAGTGCCGGGCGCGCTAACCGTCAGACTGGTGTCGAATACGCGCTGCGCAAAGTCGATGGTGAGCCGCGGGTCGGTAATGGTGGCGGTAACCGATTTGCCGCCAGAAATGATGTACGCCTCGGAGCCGCCAAGCGCAAAGCTGAACTTTTCGCTGGTCGGCAAGGCCATGGTGCCAGCAGCGCGCATCAGGCCAAAGGTGTCATTGCCGACGGTGACCTCAGCGTTGTTGCCTAGTTTTTTTCGCCCGTCGGCCAGCAGAGTTTCGTAGCGCCCCCAATAAACGGCGACTTGCGCAGGTGGCTTGGCCGAAGGGGGGACAATGACGTCAGGCATCACGGGAATGACTACCGGCGGGGTCGGCTCAACAGGCGCGACAGGCATTACCACCGGCGGCGGCGCAACTGGCGCGACCACCACTTTTACCGCGTTGACCTCAGCCACTGCCTCGGTGCGCGCGCCGGTTTGAGCGCTTCCGGCCACGCTGGTGTCCTCACGGCGCTTGGCATTGGGCTCGTCGGGAAGCGCATCCAAGAGCTTGGTGGCCGGGATGTAGCTGGGCCGCCCCTCGCCACGAGCCAGTTGCAGTTGCAAGTCGCGCATGGCGGCGGTCAACACCGAACCGCTGCCACCGCCGCATGCACCCAGGCCGTCCTGAAGGCAGTTTGCGCCGTAGGGCGTCATTTCGATGGCACCGCTGTGCACACCTACAGTGGTGGACAGACTGGTAGCAGCCACCGTGAAGTCGGTGCCGCGAATGCCGATGGCGGCCAATGGGGTGTTCAGCCGGTATTGATCTTTTGCCGCGTGCCCCCCTGCGCCGGTGATACTACGCATGGTGCCCTGTTCCAGAGAGAAACGGATAATCGACTTGGCCGGATCCTGGGCGTCGTAACGATAGTCCTGGATCACCAGGCGGGAGTTGGGACGCACGCTGACCAAGGCTTGA contains these protein-coding regions:
- a CDS encoding tetratricopeptide repeat protein is translated as MTDATSTTPLNPGGQLEESQVRHKEHVDDLTMLQSRMTTYFQTGDHAQALSLARQIAARHPQRADSWRTLGAVQQSLNQWEDALTSYQKAVSLAPDDANVHCLYGDMLLRTEKYNEAYRAFARSVQIDPRHIRAGRVVVSMLVSSHRPKEAWAILQQLIPLSPGVLDLRLDAVRIALRLGELQIARLHASEAILLAPDQAAVHHVLGLLRMRTGDLPAAISSFRDMLRLLQADAEFPRRDAVSTSYPFDYQAYEVLMWTTVAQLAQAGVHAFPTAGTLLGLMRDGHLLPFDKDVDVGLPFEEMGRAVAFLLANGWVELDPNAGLINPRAVRHPASGLLMDLCGYHTDKGAEISTGGLWMEGVPMAWNRVVEFPVLSLHVTERPEGRVWALDQPETWLEALYGDWRTPDPDFDTIIAAHNLRGFALLTQCYTLLRLAEQLRDGKLRKARASARVWLRHFPDDAQILQIASQVDTALA
- a CDS encoding DUF4214 domain-containing protein, producing MATAAQLTQITNLYVSLFNRVPDTEGLNFWSSALAGGASIDTITQGFLNAPEGIQTYSPFLSAQDFVTDFYTTVFGRAPDEAGLAFWVAALNNAGGADSTAARAQVVSGIVTAVTTPLTAAQIADPAFAQSVEDRGTFANKVAVGVYYGSALNTSLTSAQGFDLSAVDETAASVATAKAAAFLTIATTANVTGTASDDVFTLPVAFTGTLDGRGGNDTAILQGGTAIDLAKVSNVETLRFNSYTTTVDTSKVTGVTSYEASAGTATLTGLTTQTLGVIGAGVINATFNKAATSATVLLKAATAGSGVTIANGTDAAVTTLNLNGAGVLSTLAVDSTVTTLNIASTGKGISLTAAVDSDITTIDASASTGAVSVIVGANQSYKGGSGVDTVTLDASPTKAIDGGAGDNDVLVIDAVAGVVTLNAGITGFETLGLGANASGAYDASAFKHLLVNQPIAAAVSATNVAAGTDLTIGGNVDFTYALANTAGKADSLNLALKATTALTTTVTAAGIETINISTTDSSATLPDTAIQHALTLEATGATSIVVTGNTGLTLTNTGNTAVTSFDASAVTAGEINFVSENTTVGAAVSIKGSLVGANNLEGGVTNDTIVGGAGDDVITSGTGLDVLTGGAGDDQFILSANSGVTSLIYATITDFAAGDSIDVTSLATSGFATTTLTQTTLPAGATLAQLTAQASQGNGAVGDALASWFQFGGDTYIVVDNSAGNTFVEGADQLVKLNGVIDLTNADIAAGVITLA
- a CDS encoding FecR family protein → MKLFPHNAMMAVACVAMAVSAHASTPDASVVGTVTFALGDASLIQADGSSTPLKRGNAVHQTDSVQTGVNGQVHVRMVDQALVSVRPNSRLVIQDYRYDAQDPAKSIIRFSLEQGTMRSITGAGGHAAKDQYRLNTPLAAIGIRGTDFTVAATSLSTTVGVHSGAIEMTPYGANCLQDGLGACGGGSGSVLTAAMRDLQLQLARGEGRPSYIPATKLLDALPDEPNAKRREDTSVAGSAQTGARTEAVAEVNAVKVVVAPVAPPPVVMPVAPVEPTPPVVIPVMPDVIVPPSAKPPAQVAVYWGRYETLLADGRKKLGNNAEVTVGNDTFGLMRAAGTMALPTSEKFSFALGGSEAYIISGGKSVTATITDPRLTIDFAQRVFDTSLTVSAPGTTAAVAAQGTINNSGFLYSNAGTPNTSVLGTLNADGTQAGYVFSRDLSADQRIRGATTWYR